The nucleotide sequence AAATTGGGAAATGGAAAGAGATTGAAAAAGGTGACGATACCTTGATATTAGCTGTTGGAAGTATGGTAAAAGAAGTGGTTAATGTCAAAGAAGAGTTAAAAACTAGAGGTATATCTCCAACTATAGTAGGAGTTTCTAGTATCAGACCTTTAGATGAAAAATATATAAAAGAACATTTTAAAAAATATAAAAATATAATAACGTTGGAAGAAGGTCGGACAAAAAGTGGCTTTGGAAGTTTTCTCTTGGAGATGACAAATTCTATGGATATCTATAAGAAAATCTTTAGATTGGGAATAGAGTGTGATTTTATACCTCACGGTAAAAGAGGGGAACTTTTAGAAGAATTTGGACTTAGGGGGAGACCTCTTGTTAATGATATTGAAAGGTGTGTAAATGCAAAATATTAATAGAAAAGCAAAAAGATATATAGAGATATTGTTGGAATTTCCGGTAATAGATCAATTGAAAGAGATGGAAGATTTAGGGGTTTCTGTAACAACTCATACCTATGATGTTTTGGAGATTGCCATAAGAGATCTAAAGAAATCTTATCGTAACCTAAAAAGAGCAGGAGAAGAGTTAGACCTATTTGCTATGCTTGTGGGAATCATAATTCATGATACTTCAAAAGCAAGTTTAAGGGTAGGAGGAGATTCTATCTTATCTCATAGTCAGGTAATGTTGAAAAAGCCTGATAGGATAAGAAAAGAAGCTACAGGAATATTAAAGAAGATGGAAGAGGAAACTGGATTGATCTTGGATCCTAATACTGAGAGAAAGATAGTTCATATTGTGCTGTCTCACCATGGTAGATGGGGAAGAGTTACTCCAAGTACTAAGGAAGCTCTTATGGTTCATAAAGCTGATGAATACTCGGCAAAATATCATAGGATAAATCCTATTGGTGCGGATAAAATAGTAGAATTAATGGCGAAAGGTCATAGTTTGGACGAAATTAAAGATAAACTGGATTGTACTAGTGGCATTATAAAAGATAGGCTTAAAAGAGCAAAGGTAGAGTTGAAATTAAAAACAAATAAGCAACTACTAAATTATTATAATGCCAACAAAAAGATTGTTATCGGGGATGAATTCTTCATAAAAAGAATCACTGAGACAAAGGACTTAATTAGAAGAGTAGATAAATTTGGATTTGAAACATTGGTAAAACAGTGTGAATTATTCAATCATTTTAACGATAATAAAATATTTGATAGAGATCTGTAAAAGGGGTTGTAGATGAAAGAAAGATTAGATGTACTTTTGGTACAACAAGGTTTTTTTGAAACAAGGGAAAGAGCTAAAAGAGCTATTATGGCAGGAGTTGTAATAGTGGATAATAAAAAAATAGAAAAAGCAGGTACCGCGATAAAATGGACCGATGAATTCCCTGAGATTAGGATCAAAGGGGAAGTTTTGAAATATGCCAGTCGTGGAGGGCTTAAGTTAGAAAAAGCTATAAAGATATGGAACCTTGATTTTTCAGGGAAAAAAATACTAGATGTAGGAGCTTCTACAGGTGGATTCACAGATTGTGCACTGCAACATGGTGCAGCTTTTGCCTATTCTATGGATGTAGGAACCAATCAATTAGACTGGAAACTTCGTAAACATGAACAGGTAAAATCTATCGAAGGTACACATATAAAAGATCTTACTTTAGAAGAAATTGATAATAGTGAAATAGATTTTATTGTTATGGATGTGTCTTTTATCTCTATAACTAAGGTAATTCCCCATCTGATTAAATTTATGAATGAAGATACTAAATTAATGGCTTTAATTAAGCCACAATTTGAGGTAGGACGTGAAAACATTGAAAAAGGTGGGATAGTAAAAGATCCTAAGAAGCACAAGATGGCCATAGATATGGTAGTAGAAAGTGCAGCTGAACATGGAATGAAATTACATCAATTAGACTTTTCTCCTATAACAGGCGGGAAAGGAAATATAGAATATATCTCATTATTTTCATTGGCAGAGACTAAAAACACTATAGATATAGATAAAGTTGTAGAAGAGAGTAAAAAGTTAAGATAAAATAAACTCTTTCCTTGTTGTCGTTTTCTCTTAATTTAAGAGAAAACTATCGCTAAATCTTTTAGCTTTGGTTTCTTTTTGACATTATAATTTTTTTATAATTGTAAGAAAAATTTGTACTGATCAATTTAGAAATCATAAATTAGGAAGAGGGGAATAAGAGGAGATAAAAAAATGTTATATATTGTAGCAACTCCAATAGGTAACCTAGAGGACATGACTTATAGAGGAGTAAGAATTCTAAAAGAAGCAGATTATATATTTGCTGAAGACACTAGGGTAACTAAAAAACTATTAAATCATTTCGAAATTGAAAATATAGTATACAGGTACGATGAACATACTAAGGGACATCAAGTTGATAATATAATAAACTTGCTTTTAGAAGGAAAAGATATAGCCTTAGTTACAGATGCAGGAACACCTTGTATTTCAGACCCTGGGTATGAAGTGGTGGATGCTGCCCTTAATAAGGATATAAAAGTAGTTCCTGTAGCAGGTGTAAGTGCACTTACGGCCGCCGCTTCAGTAGCTGGAATATCTATGAAAAGGATTGCTTTTGAAGGGTTTTTACCTAAGAAAAAAGGAAGACAAACTCTGTTAAAAGAGCTGGCTAAAGAGGAAAGGGTAGTTGTGTTATATGAATCTCCCCATAGAATCTTAAAAACTGTAAAGGAAGTCAATGAATATTTTGGAGACAGATATGTAATAATAATTAGAGAAATTACAAAGATGTATGAAGAGATAATCAGAGGGAAAACTTCAGAAATAATCGAAAGATTAGAAGCTAATCCTATAAAAGGTGAAATTGTTCTTTTGATAAAGGAAGAAGAAATAACTAAAAAAAGAGAAAAAGTAAATAAATATGCAAGAGATTAAATCGTAGCCAAAAATAAATTTAGAAAGGATAAACAATTATGTCGATGACAAAAATAAACTGGTATCCTGGTCATATGAAAAAAACCAAGGAAATGATAGTTGAGAATATGAAGATAATAGATATCGTGTTAGATATCGTAGATGCTAGAATTCCACTTTCAAGTAGAAATCCAGAGATAGCAAAATTTGCTAAAGGGAAAAAAAGAATAGTTCTTTTAAATAAGGCTGACTTAGTAGAAAAATATGAGTTAGCATATTGGAAAAATTATTTTGAAGAAAATAACCTAGCTGACCATGTATTGGAGATCTCAGCTGAAACTGGATACAATATGAAAACTTTGTTTGCAATAATAGATGAAGTAGCTAAAGAAAAACTAGAAAAAATGAAGAAAAAAGGTCTGAGAAAGGTTCAAACAAGACTTATGATTGCTGGTATTCCAAATGTTGGAAAATCTAAATTAATCAATAGAATTGTTGGTAAAAAAATAACTGGTGTAGGAAATAAACCAGGATTTACCAGAGGTAAACAATGGGTTAGAATAAAGGAAGGTTTAGAATTACTGGATACTCCTGGAATTTTATGGCCTAAATTTGAAGATCAGAGAATTGGATATAACTTAGCAATAGCAGGAGCTATAAAAGATGAGATCTTACCAATTGAAGAGGTAGCTAGTCTATTAATAAAAAAAATGATTAGATATAAAAAATCAAAAGTTCTTCAAGATAAATATAAGTTAACAGATGAAGATATGCAAGAGATCCCTGAGATTATTTTAGATAGGATTGCCCTTAGAATGAGGATGATCTTAAGTGGTGACAGGGTAAATACAA is from Psychrilyobacter atlanticus DSM 19335 and encodes:
- a CDS encoding HD domain-containing protein — protein: MQNINRKAKRYIEILLEFPVIDQLKEMEDLGVSVTTHTYDVLEIAIRDLKKSYRNLKRAGEELDLFAMLVGIIIHDTSKASLRVGGDSILSHSQVMLKKPDRIRKEATGILKKMEEETGLILDPNTERKIVHIVLSHHGRWGRVTPSTKEALMVHKADEYSAKYHRINPIGADKIVELMAKGHSLDEIKDKLDCTSGIIKDRLKRAKVELKLKTNKQLLNYYNANKKIVIGDEFFIKRITETKDLIRRVDKFGFETLVKQCELFNHFNDNKIFDRDL
- the ylqF gene encoding ribosome biogenesis GTPase YlqF, giving the protein MSMTKINWYPGHMKKTKEMIVENMKIIDIVLDIVDARIPLSSRNPEIAKFAKGKKRIVLLNKADLVEKYELAYWKNYFEENNLADHVLEISAETGYNMKTLFAIIDEVAKEKLEKMKKKGLRKVQTRLMIAGIPNVGKSKLINRIVGKKITGVGNKPGFTRGKQWVRIKEGLELLDTPGILWPKFEDQRIGYNLAIAGAIKDEILPIEEVASLLIKKMIRYKKSKVLQDKYKLTDEDMQEIPEIILDRIALRMRMILSGDRVNTKQAALTLLRDYRAKKLGKFGLDKDMSE
- the rsmI gene encoding 16S rRNA (cytidine(1402)-2'-O)-methyltransferase, which gives rise to MLYIVATPIGNLEDMTYRGVRILKEADYIFAEDTRVTKKLLNHFEIENIVYRYDEHTKGHQVDNIINLLLEGKDIALVTDAGTPCISDPGYEVVDAALNKDIKVVPVAGVSALTAAASVAGISMKRIAFEGFLPKKKGRQTLLKELAKEERVVVLYESPHRILKTVKEVNEYFGDRYVIIIREITKMYEEIIRGKTSEIIERLEANPIKGEIVLLIKEEEITKKREKVNKYARD
- a CDS encoding TlyA family RNA methyltransferase yields the protein MKERLDVLLVQQGFFETRERAKRAIMAGVVIVDNKKIEKAGTAIKWTDEFPEIRIKGEVLKYASRGGLKLEKAIKIWNLDFSGKKILDVGASTGGFTDCALQHGAAFAYSMDVGTNQLDWKLRKHEQVKSIEGTHIKDLTLEEIDNSEIDFIVMDVSFISITKVIPHLIKFMNEDTKLMALIKPQFEVGRENIEKGGIVKDPKKHKMAIDMVVESAAEHGMKLHQLDFSPITGGKGNIEYISLFSLAETKNTIDIDKVVEESKKLR